Within Longimicrobium sp., the genomic segment CGTGGTGGTCCCGGTCATCCGGGGCACCTGCTACGGCTGCTTCGTCCAGATCCCCACCGCCCTCGCCTCCGACGCGGACCGGAACGAGGAAGTGCGCTCGTGCCAGAGCTGCGGGCGGTTTCTGTATCTGATCGATTGAAAAGAAGTGCGTGAGTGCGTTAGTGCGTGAGTGCGCTGGATCCAAACGCACTAACGCACTCACGCACTAACGCACCCGCTGTAAAACGTGAAGCCGGCCGGGATCTAGATCCGCGGCCGGCTTCACTGTCTTCGGAAGATGGGGGGTATGAAGCGCGAGCGCTTCGCGGGATTGGCGACGATGATGCGGATCAGGTCCGGCTCGCGCCGGTCGCCCACCACCAGCTCGCAGTAGTAGAGCCCCGAGGGGGCGCGCCTTCCGTTCAGGTCCCGGCCATCCCAGTAGGCCACCTTGCGGCCCGGCTCCGTGTAGCGGAGCCCCTGCACGCGCACGTCCCGGCCGCGGGGATGGCCGACCGCCTTGGGGATGGCGATCAGCTGACGAAACATGTTTACGATTCGGATGGTGACGACCCGGGGCTCGCCATCCTTGAACAGGCCTTCCTCCAGGTAAAACGGGATGTATGTATCCGGGTTCGGCGGATTGGGGTAGTTCTGCTCCAGCCGGTAGCCCTTGGACGGCACCACCGGGGCTCTTTCGTCGGGGTCCTGCCCCCATAGCGCGGGGGGGAGCCCCAGCCCGAAGAGCGCCAGGAGCAGGAGCAGAACCGGGGGTGCACGCAGCATCAGCACCTCATTCGGTCCGTGGATCGCGCTCGGTGTGCTCCTCCGGAATCGCGGGGGTTCGTAACAGGGTTTCGTTGTGAGTATACCGGAACCGCGCCGGGCCGGTCAAGCCGAATGCGCGACCAGTGCAGCCGGGCGAGTGAACTCGCTGCAACAACAGCACAAAGTCCGCCTTCGCGGACTCCGAGTCGGATGCCGGTTGCACGAGCCGGCTTCAGCCGCCTTCCCGTAGTTCCAGCCGGGGGCTTTAGCCCCCGGTGACCCGGCGCCACAACCTGTCAATCGGGCACCGATCCCACCCCCACAACCTGCGAAGGCAGGTTTCCCGCCGTTGTTGCAGCGGTTTCAACCGCCGGCCTCACCGGTTTCAACCGCCCCCACCCCTCACCCCTCCCCCGCCTCCGCCCTCGCCTTCTCCGCCAGCCGCTCCCGAATCCGAGCCGCGATCACCTCGATGCCGGCGGTGTTCTGCCCGCCGCGCGGAAGGATGACGTCCGCGTAGCGCTTGGTGGGCTCCACGAACTCGAAGTGCATGGGACGAACGGTGTTCAGGTACTGGTCGATCACCGCGTCCAGCGAGCGCCCGCGCGTCTGGATGTCGCGGCGCAGGCGGCGGATGAAGCGCACGTCCGCCTCCGTGTCCACGAAGATCTTGAGGTCGAACATGTCCCGCAGGCGCGCGTCGGCAAAGAGGAGGATGCCGTCCACCAGGATCACGTGGCGCGGCGCGATCCTCACCGTCTCGGCGGCGCGGGTGTGGCGGGTGAAGTCGTAGACGGGCTTCTCCACCGCCTCCCCCGCCAGCAGCCGCTCCAGCTGCCCGATCAGCAGGTCGTTGTCCAGCGAGTCGGGGTGGTCGAAGTTCATCCGCTGCCGCTCCTCCACCGTCATGTGGGCGAGGTCGCGGTAGTAGGCGTCGTGGTCGATGAACACCGCCGAGTCCAGGTGCAGCGACTGGTAGATGCGGCGCGCCACGGTGGTCTTCCCCGAGCCGGTGCCCCCGGCGATCCCGATCAGGAACGGTTTCATCTGCCGTGCGAAGTGGAGTCCAGGCGTGCCCGGCCGCGCGGCCGGCGCGCACGGTTGTAGCCCGCGGCGGCGGCGGGCGCAAGGGTACCAAAGAAGAGCGGGGCGGCTCTCAGGCCGCCCCGCTCCTCTTTGCGCAGTCCATCTCCGTCCCGGGGGGACTTAGAAGAGGTAGCGCGCGCCGAGCTGGATCTGGTAGCGCGAGCCGAGGTTGCTCGGCTGGAACACCTGGCGCCCGGCCGCGAACGGCGCGAGCTCAACACGGCCGTTGGCGTTCGGCGTGTTGTTGGTGACGCGCAGGAGCGGATCGCTCTGGTTGGCGACGCTCTCGTTGAAGCCCCAGCTACGGTTGAGCAGGTTGCCGAAGTTCAGCACGTCCAGCGTGAGCTGCACGTTCTGCTTGCCCACCGAGGGAACGGTCTGCGCCAGCCGGACGTCGAAGCGGTTGCTCCACGGCTGGTTGCAGGCGTTCCGCTGCAGCACCTTGCCGCGCGACTCGCGCAGGCACTCCACGCGGTTGATGAAGGCGTTCAGGTTCGCCCACGACTGCTCCGGCGTGAGCGGCTGCGTGGCCGACGCGGCCTGGAAGCGGACCTCGCCGATGCTGCGCGGGATGTAGATCAGGTCGTTGCTGGTGGCGTTGTCGTTGTTCACGTCGCCGTCGTACCGGTACGAGTACGGCCGGCCGCTCTCGCCTTCGTAGATGAAGGAGATCTCGGTGGGCGCGCGGCGGATGAAGTTGGCGCTGTAGGTGCCGCTCGCGAGGATGCGGTGCTTCACCAGCCAGTCCGACGGCCGCAGGTTCGGGTCGTTCGGATTGGCGTCCGCCAGGTTGAACACGAAGTTCGAAGACGCCGTGCTGGAGCGCAGCGGGTTCACGTCCTTCGAATCCGTGTACGTGTACGCCAGCCGCACGTCCAGCGTGCGGGAGAACGTCTTCTGTAGCTGCCCCGTGAGGCTGTACGTGTAGTTCTCGTCCGTGTTGTAGACCTCGTACACCTCGCCCAGGCGGGCCAGGCCGCTGGTCGCCGGGAACGAGCCGTTCGGGTAGCGCCGCGAGAAGCGCGGACGACCCTCCACGTAGCCGCCCGTGGCGACCGGGCCCGTAAGCGAGTCCGTGCGGATCGCCAGGTTGCGGTACACCGGGTCGCTGAGCGACTGGTTGAAGAGCCCCTCGAACGTCACCACGAAGTCGCGCGGCAGGCGGCGGTCGACGCCGAACGAGGCGCGGAACACCTGCGGCAGCTTGAAGTTCGGCGAGAGCGTGTTGATCTCGTTGGGCGTGAAGCTGGTCGCCCCGGTGCACGCGGTGGGCTGCTTGGTCGGGTCCGTGACGAACGCCGGCACGCTGGGCGTGTTGCACGTGAAGCGGACGTAGTCCAGCCCCGTGTTGCCGAAGGCGTTCGACACCCACACGTACGGCGTACGGCCGCTGAACAGGCCCACGCCGCCGCGCACCTGCGTCACCTGGTCACCGGTGAGGTCCCAGTTGAAGCCGAGGCGCGGGGAGAACTGCATGTCCTCGCCGCCCACGGTGCCGGTGTTGCGCTGGTAGTACTTGGCGACCGAGTCGTTCTGCGCCGGCTTGTCAGGGAAGCTCGTCCGGTCCAGGCGCAGCCCGGCGGTGATCGTCAGGTTGTCCTGCGCCTCCCACTGGTCCTGCAGGTAGGCGGAAAGCTGCCGCACCTTGAACTCCGCCCGCTCACGCGCGTTCGGGTTGGCCGGGTTCAAAAAGGTGTAGGAGTACTGGTTCGGCGTCCCGGCCTTGAGCGCCGTGGTGTCCGCGAAGCGGTAGTTGCCGTAGATGTTCTGCGCGAACAGGTTGCTGAACTCGAAGAACTCGTTGTGCGTGCCCAGCGTGATGCGGTGGGCCCCCGCCGAGAGCGTCAGGTCGTTCGTGACCTCGATGAGGTCCTGGTTCAGCGCGTTGGCCACCGAGCTGTTCTCCGGACCCGCCACCACGAAGTTGGTGCCGCCCGCGCCCACGCGCACGAAGGGAAGCTGAACCGTCCCCGGGTTGCGGCGCTCGCGGATGGTGGTGCGGTTGACGCGGAGCTCGTTGGACAGGTTCGAGCCGAAGGTGCTGTTCAGCTGCGCCACGGTGGAGTTCGTCTTGCTGTCGAACTTGTACAGCGTGTTCCCCAGCTGGTACAGGTCGTTGCGCCGCGCCAGGTTGTCGTCGAACGCATCCACGTAGTTGTTGCGGATGGTCAGGCGCTGGTTGGGCGACAGGTTGAAGTCCAGGCGGCCGAAGATGTTGGTGCTCTCACGGCCTAGCTTGACCTCGCCCACCGTGCCCGGATCGTAGCCGTACTGCGTCGTCAGGATCTGCGAGATGCGGGTGGCCAGCGGGTCGCTGATCGACGACTGCTGCCCGGCCACGAAGCCCGTGGGCGACTCGCGGTCCGTGCGCTCGCCGGCCACGAAGAAGTGCACCTTGTTGCGGATGATCGGCCCGCCCAGCGAGGCGCCGAAGTTGGTCTCGTTGAAGTTGCTGTACTCCGGCGACAGCGCGATCGAGTCGGCCTGCCGGAAGCGGTAGCGCCCCACGAGCTCCTGGTCGCGGGTGAAGAACGACGCGCTCCCCGAGAAGCGGTTGGTGCCGCTCTTGGTGACCGCGTTGATCCCCGCGCCCGTGAAGCCGCCCTGCCGCACGTCGAACGGCGCCAGCACCACCTGGAGCTCCTGGATCGCCTCCATGGTGATGGGGCGCGTGCCCGCCGAGCCGCCCGGCGTGCCGCTGGCCGAAAGGCCGAACAGGTCGTTGTTGACGGCGCCGTCGATCTGGATGTTGTTGAAGCGCGAGTTGCGCCCCGCCGCGTTGCTGCCGCCGCCCGACGTGGCGATCTGCGGCACCAGGCGCGTGAAGTCCGAGAGGTCGCGGCTGATGGTGGGGAGGCGCTGGAGGGCGCTGTCCCGCACCGTGGTGGCCGGACCCGTGCGCGTGCGCGAGAAGGTGGCGCCCGAGCGCTCGGCGCGCGCGGTGATCCCTTCGATGGCGATCGCCTGCGCGGCGAGGCTGAAGTCCAGGCGCAGGGTCTGGCTGAGCGTCAGCGTCACCCCGGTGCGCGTCTGCGGCGCCAGGCCCAGGCCGCTCACTTCCACGCGGTAGCCGCTTCCCGGCTGGAGGCCGGTGACCAGGTAGCGCCCGTCTTCGCGCGTCACCACGCGGCTCTGGGCGCCGGTGGAGCCGCTGGTCACCAGCACGCGCGCGCCGGCGACCGGCGCGCCCGCGGCGTTGGTGACGCGGCCCGACACGGCGGACGTGGTGACGCCCTGTGCCTGCGCGCCTCCCGTCCAGCCGAACGCCAGCAGCATCGCGCATAGGAGCGCGGCTGCCGTCTGCGAACAGCGTTTGATCATGTTTTCTCGGGGGAGATTGAGAGTTTCCAGCCACGACCCGGGCACCTGCCCGGGGCGCGCATTACACTAGCCGCGCCCGGACGCGCCGGGTAGCGGTGAATGTAACGTGTTTGCCACGCCGGGCAAGACTTCCGTCCACCTTTCTCAAGAGTTGGAAGGGCTTGCCCCGGCGGCCTTCACCGGCCGTCGGTCACGTAGCGAAGGACGTCGTAACGGGTGATGATCCCCGCCAGCCGCCCGTCGTGGCGCAC encodes:
- the udk gene encoding uridine kinase; amino-acid sequence: MKPFLIGIAGGTGSGKTTVARRIYQSLHLDSAVFIDHDAYYRDLAHMTVEERQRMNFDHPDSLDNDLLIGQLERLLAGEAVEKPVYDFTRHTRAAETVRIAPRHVILVDGILLFADARLRDMFDLKIFVDTEADVRFIRRLRRDIQTRGRSLDAVIDQYLNTVRPMHFEFVEPTKRYADVILPRGGQNTAGIEVIAARIRERLAEKARAEAGEG
- a CDS encoding TonB-dependent receptor; translation: MIKRCSQTAAALLCAMLLAFGWTGGAQAQGVTTSAVSGRVTNAAGAPVAGARVLVTSGSTGAQSRVVTREDGRYLVTGLQPGSGYRVEVSGLGLAPQTRTGVTLTLSQTLRLDFSLAAQAIAIEGITARAERSGATFSRTRTGPATTVRDSALQRLPTISRDLSDFTRLVPQIATSGGGSNAAGRNSRFNNIQIDGAVNNDLFGLSASGTPGGSAGTRPITMEAIQELQVVLAPFDVRQGGFTGAGINAVTKSGTNRFSGSASFFTRDQELVGRYRFRQADSIALSPEYSNFNETNFGASLGGPIIRNKVHFFVAGERTDRESPTGFVAGQQSSISDPLATRISQILTTQYGYDPGTVGEVKLGRESTNIFGRLDFNLSPNQRLTIRNNYVDAFDDNLARRNDLYQLGNTLYKFDSKTNSTVAQLNSTFGSNLSNELRVNRTTIRERRNPGTVQLPFVRVGAGGTNFVVAGPENSSVANALNQDLIEVTNDLTLSAGAHRITLGTHNEFFEFSNLFAQNIYGNYRFADTTALKAGTPNQYSYTFLNPANPNARERAEFKVRQLSAYLQDQWEAQDNLTITAGLRLDRTSFPDKPAQNDSVAKYYQRNTGTVGGEDMQFSPRLGFNWDLTGDQVTQVRGGVGLFSGRTPYVWVSNAFGNTGLDYVRFTCNTPSVPAFVTDPTKQPTACTGATSFTPNEINTLSPNFKLPQVFRASFGVDRRLPRDFVVTFEGLFNQSLSDPVYRNLAIRTDSLTGPVATGGYVEGRPRFSRRYPNGSFPATSGLARLGEVYEVYNTDENYTYSLTGQLQKTFSRTLDVRLAYTYTDSKDVNPLRSSTASSNFVFNLADANPNDPNLRPSDWLVKHRILASGTYSANFIRRAPTEISFIYEGESGRPYSYRYDGDVNNDNATSNDLIYIPRSIGEVRFQAASATQPLTPEQSWANLNAFINRVECLRESRGKVLQRNACNQPWSNRFDVRLAQTVPSVGKQNVQLTLDVLNFGNLLNRSWGFNESVANQSDPLLRVTNNTPNANGRVELAPFAAGRQVFQPSNLGSRYQIQLGARYLF